From the Accumulibacter sp. genome, one window contains:
- a CDS encoding RNA-binding domain-containing protein: MNTESLLQRLDLGEDQDVEFKLAEGGLPKSLWETISAFANTEGGTVVLGVAEQGEAHEIVGVRSPGKLIKAFWDGHNNPQKFSPAICTERDVQLVPIDDRELLLIRVRRAARAQRPVFVNGNPLTGTFKRNFEGDYHCTEAEVRQMLRDASDEPQDGMLLEGFGLDDLDAESLKAYRNRFASHEPDHPFLALDDRALIERLGGWRRERVGGRAGLTLAGLLMFGSERSLLDALPHYHLDYQEQLSADPEQRWSHRITVDGKWVPNLFNFYYRVYPRLVEGLDVPFKLDPQATRIAETHVHEALREALVNTLIHADHQSSRPITVIKRQDAFVFVNPGRLRIPREALYQGGVSDPRNPNVQKMFQMLGLGEKAGSGFQKILRAWREQHWMIPLVAEDPSLEMTRVWLPLPSMIPGDVEQELRAIVGDAYRGLDELGRVILMLAHRFDEIGNADIQPYRAEHPREIGVRLKQFVDAGWLEKSGHGRGTRYRWPRQHLGDLFAPATPVGEGSEHSAASSEQSTADSEHLKADSEHLSSEQEARLAALAAPMRKLGKVSNKAQAEQVILALCSQQWLALRTLARLLDRAPDSLRNHYINPMLRDGRLRARVPGTPNHPGQAYKTNE, from the coding sequence ATGAACACCGAGAGCCTCCTCCAACGCCTCGATCTCGGCGAAGACCAGGACGTCGAGTTCAAGCTCGCCGAGGGCGGCCTGCCCAAGTCGCTTTGGGAGACGATCTCCGCGTTCGCCAACACCGAAGGCGGCACGGTCGTGCTGGGTGTGGCCGAGCAGGGCGAGGCGCACGAGATCGTCGGCGTGCGTTCGCCCGGCAAGCTGATCAAGGCCTTCTGGGACGGGCACAACAACCCACAGAAGTTCAGCCCGGCCATCTGCACCGAGCGCGACGTGCAACTGGTTCCGATCGATGACCGCGAACTGCTGCTGATTCGGGTGCGCCGGGCGGCGCGCGCGCAGCGGCCGGTTTTCGTCAACGGCAATCCGTTGACGGGCACCTTCAAGCGCAATTTCGAAGGGGACTACCACTGCACCGAGGCCGAGGTGCGGCAGATGCTGCGCGACGCCAGCGACGAGCCGCAGGATGGCATGCTGCTGGAAGGCTTCGGTCTCGACGATCTGGATGCCGAATCGCTGAAGGCGTATCGCAACCGTTTCGCATCGCATGAGCCGGACCACCCCTTTCTTGCGCTGGATGACCGTGCGCTGATCGAGCGGCTGGGCGGCTGGCGCCGCGAGCGGGTCGGCGGGCGTGCGGGGCTCACACTGGCCGGGCTGTTGATGTTCGGCAGCGAGCGTAGCTTGCTCGATGCCTTGCCGCACTACCACCTCGACTATCAGGAGCAGCTCTCGGCCGATCCCGAGCAGCGCTGGAGCCACCGCATCACCGTGGACGGCAAGTGGGTACCGAACCTGTTCAACTTCTACTACCGCGTCTACCCGCGCCTGGTGGAAGGGCTGGACGTGCCGTTCAAGCTCGATCCGCAGGCCACGCGCATTGCCGAGACGCATGTGCACGAGGCGCTGCGCGAGGCGCTGGTCAACACGCTGATCCACGCCGACCACCAGTCGTCGCGTCCGATCACCGTGATCAAGCGGCAGGACGCGTTCGTTTTCGTCAACCCGGGGCGGCTGCGCATCCCGCGCGAGGCACTGTACCAGGGCGGAGTGAGCGACCCGCGCAACCCCAACGTGCAGAAGATGTTCCAGATGCTCGGCCTCGGCGAGAAAGCGGGCTCGGGCTTCCAGAAGATCCTGCGCGCTTGGCGCGAGCAGCACTGGATGATCCCGCTGGTGGCCGAAGACCCGTCGCTCGAGATGACGCGCGTGTGGCTGCCGCTGCCCAGCATGATCCCGGGCGACGTGGAGCAGGAGTTGCGCGCGATCGTGGGCGACGCTTACCGGGGTCTCGACGAGCTGGGCCGCGTGATCCTGATGCTGGCGCACCGCTTCGACGAGATCGGCAACGCCGACATCCAGCCGTACCGGGCGGAACATCCTCGCGAGATCGGTGTTCGGCTGAAGCAGTTTGTCGACGCCGGCTGGCTGGAGAAGAGCGGCCACGGCAGGGGAACCCGGTATCGCTGGCCCAGGCAGCACCTCGGGGACTTGTTCGCACCGGCGACGCCCGTGGGCGAAGGCTCCGAACATTCGGCGGCCAGCTCCGAACAATCGACCGCCGACTCCGAACATTTGAAGGCTGACTCCGAACATTTGAGCTCCGAACAAGAGGCGCGCCTGGCGGCGCTGGCTGCGCCCATGCGCAAGCTGGGCAAGGTGTCCAACAAGGCGCAGGCTGAGCAAGTCATCCTGGCGCTGTGTTCGCAGCAGTGGTTGGCGCTTCGAACATTGGCGCGGCTGCTCGATCGCGCTCCGGATTCGCTGCGCAACCACTACATCAATCCGATGCTGCGCGATGGCCGGCTGCGAGCACGCGTCCCGGGCACGCCCAACCATCCGGGTCAGGCCTACAAGACGAACGAATGA
- a CDS encoding class I SAM-dependent DNA methyltransferase has protein sequence MNTSTLVQKLWNYCNVLRDDGMSYGDYVEQLTYLLFLKMADERSRPPYNQPGPIPAAYAWPALLARDGDALFDHYRHTLEALGRQPGTLALIFAKAQNKFQDPAKLRRVIVDLIDAENWSSMGADVKGDAYEGLLEKNAQDTKSGAGQYFTPRALIQAMVDCIAPRPGELICDPACGTGGFLFTAHQYLTQHNSNLTRDEKRHLKEGAFRGWELVQATARVCAMNLMLHGIGSEKSVPVKVADALAADPGERFDIVLANPPFGKKSSTMIVGEDGKTSTEKDIVERDDFWATTSNKQLNFVQHIKTLLKAHGRAAVVVPDNVLFEGGAGETIRRKLMHECDVHTLLRLPTGLFYAQGVKANVIFFDRKPASETPWTRKLWIYDLRTNKHFTLKTNPLKRTDLDEFVALYHPANRHQRQATWSAETPERRWRVYEYDELLARDKASLDIFWLKDESLADSDNLPPPEVIAQEIVDDLEAALEQFRLIAGDLNGGTERPTT, from the coding sequence ATGAACACCTCCACCCTCGTCCAGAAACTCTGGAACTACTGCAACGTCCTGCGCGACGACGGGATGAGCTATGGCGACTACGTCGAGCAGCTCACCTACCTGCTGTTCCTGAAGATGGCGGACGAGCGCAGCCGCCCGCCGTACAACCAGCCGGGCCCCATTCCTGCCGCTTACGCTTGGCCCGCGCTGCTGGCCAGGGACGGCGATGCGCTGTTCGACCACTACCGCCACACACTGGAAGCGCTCGGCAGGCAGCCGGGCACGCTGGCGCTGATCTTCGCCAAGGCGCAGAACAAGTTCCAGGACCCGGCCAAGCTGCGGCGCGTGATCGTCGACCTGATCGACGCCGAGAACTGGTCGTCTATGGGCGCCGACGTGAAGGGCGACGCCTACGAAGGCCTGCTGGAGAAGAACGCGCAGGACACGAAGAGCGGCGCCGGCCAGTACTTCACGCCGCGCGCGCTGATCCAGGCGATGGTGGACTGCATCGCGCCCCGGCCCGGCGAGCTGATCTGCGACCCGGCCTGCGGCACCGGCGGCTTTCTCTTCACCGCGCACCAGTACCTGACGCAACACAACTCCAACCTCACCCGCGACGAGAAGCGCCACCTCAAGGAAGGTGCCTTCCGCGGCTGGGAGCTGGTGCAGGCCACCGCGCGCGTGTGCGCGATGAACCTGATGCTGCACGGCATCGGATCGGAGAAGAGCGTGCCCGTCAAGGTGGCCGACGCGCTGGCGGCCGACCCCGGCGAGCGCTTCGACATCGTGCTGGCCAATCCGCCCTTCGGCAAGAAGAGCAGCACGATGATCGTCGGCGAGGACGGCAAGACCTCCACCGAGAAGGACATCGTCGAGCGCGACGACTTTTGGGCCACCACCAGCAACAAGCAGCTCAACTTCGTGCAGCACATCAAGACGCTGCTCAAGGCGCACGGCCGCGCCGCGGTGGTGGTGCCTGACAACGTGCTGTTCGAAGGCGGCGCCGGCGAGACCATCCGCCGCAAGCTGATGCATGAATGCGACGTGCACACCCTGCTGCGCCTGCCCACCGGCCTGTTCTACGCGCAGGGCGTCAAGGCCAACGTGATCTTCTTCGACAGGAAGCCGGCCTCCGAGACGCCGTGGACCAGGAAGCTCTGGATCTACGACCTGCGCACCAACAAGCATTTCACGCTGAAGACCAACCCGCTGAAGCGCACGGACCTGGACGAGTTCGTGGCGCTGTACCACCCGGCCAACCGCCACCAGCGGCAGGCGACGTGGAGCGCGGAGACGCCGGAAAGGCGCTGGCGCGTGTACGAGTACGACGAGCTGTTGGCCCGCGACAAGGCGAGCCTGGACATCTTCTGGCTGAAGGACGAATCGCTCGCCGACAGCGACAACCTGCCGCCGCCAGAGGTGATCGCGCAGGAGATCGTCGATGATCTGGAGGCGGCGTTGGAGCAGTTCCGGTTGATTGCCGGCGATCTGAACGGCGGAACGGAGAGGCCAACAACGTGA
- a CDS encoding DUF3592 domain-containing protein yields MSSAAFRMLGWGLEMAGLLLVVCGCVLAWRHWRRTRGWRAAPGTVVEQVAVAVTPGNPYDFPVVEFTADDGRRHRFESDTGRYVLPLAVGTRVDVLHDPMRPEEAVVDRFADRWFAATALAGLGGMAIVVGLMFVTLAR; encoded by the coding sequence ATGTCCAGTGCAGCGTTTCGCATGCTCGGCTGGGGACTCGAAATGGCCGGGCTGCTGCTCGTGGTCTGTGGCTGCGTGCTGGCCTGGAGGCATTGGCGGCGCACCCGCGGCTGGCGGGCGGCACCGGGCACGGTGGTCGAGCAAGTGGCGGTTGCGGTGACGCCCGGCAATCCCTACGATTTCCCGGTCGTCGAGTTCACCGCCGACGACGGCCGCAGGCATCGCTTCGAATCCGACACCGGCCGCTACGTTCTTCCGCTGGCGGTCGGCACGCGAGTCGATGTCCTGCACGACCCGATGCGGCCGGAAGAAGCCGTGGTCGATCGCTTTGCCGACCGCTGGTTCGCCGCCACCGCCCTCGCCGGTCTCGGCGGCATGGCGATCGTCGTCGGCTTGATGTTCGTCACGCTCGCCCGCTGA
- a CDS encoding arsenate reductase → MITVFGIRNCDTMKKAFAWLEANGVPYEFCDYRQPGVVAAQLPEWNRHAGWQALLNTRGLTWRRLAADERAGIDEERALSLMVAHPTLIRRPVVAFGGQLLVGFSPERFASLLDARSVGQRVPGGEAVRGSHGS, encoded by the coding sequence ATGATCACCGTTTTCGGCATTCGCAACTGCGACACCATGAAGAAGGCTTTCGCCTGGCTCGAGGCCAATGGCGTGCCCTACGAGTTCTGCGACTACCGACAACCGGGGGTGGTGGCCGCACAGCTGCCGGAGTGGAATCGCCATGCTGGCTGGCAGGCGCTGCTCAACACCCGTGGTCTGACCTGGCGGCGTCTGGCGGCAGACGAGCGCGCCGGTATCGACGAGGAGAGGGCTCTGTCGCTGATGGTGGCGCATCCGACGCTGATCCGTCGCCCCGTGGTGGCCTTCGGCGGCCAGCTGCTGGTGGGGTTCAGCCCCGAACGCTTTGCCAGCCTGCTGGACGCAAGGAGCGTTGGCCAGCGCGTGCCGGGTGGCGAGGCCGTGCGGGGTAGCCACGGATCCTGA
- a CDS encoding lytic transglycosylase domain-containing protein, producing MKRFRDGRMLVGVALLLLVAIALPGGRARAESYIEAPRVTAALQQGHAAEFGVGIRRNLLLAVALYCDAGTMGSPEGFFRVGRVLASAPRPLRNPALANAYLALAARLGHHEALRLYDSRVASAIIGDECGLYGSSADGTRFDLDGYLAGQSSAKQRIALLIRNAARQYQIDPRLALAIAIAESNLDAAAVSPRNAQGVMQLIPATQERFGVTRPFDPEHNVRGALAYLRWLDKRFAGDWRLIAAAYNSGEGAVERYSGVPPFAETQQYVRRVLHFSGFATRERG from the coding sequence ATGAAACGGTTTCGGGACGGGAGGATGCTCGTCGGTGTGGCACTGCTTCTACTGGTGGCGATCGCGCTTCCGGGTGGCAGGGCTCGAGCCGAGAGCTACATCGAGGCGCCGCGGGTGACGGCAGCGCTACAACAGGGGCATGCGGCGGAATTCGGCGTCGGCATCCGGCGCAACCTCTTGCTGGCCGTGGCGCTCTATTGCGACGCGGGGACCATGGGCAGTCCCGAAGGCTTCTTCCGTGTCGGACGCGTGCTCGCCAGCGCACCGCGCCCGCTGCGCAACCCGGCGCTGGCCAACGCCTACCTGGCGCTGGCCGCCCGTCTTGGCCACCACGAGGCACTCAGGCTCTACGATTCGCGGGTGGCGAGTGCGATCATCGGCGATGAGTGCGGGCTGTACGGCAGCAGCGCCGACGGAACCCGTTTCGACCTCGATGGCTACCTGGCCGGACAGTCCTCGGCGAAGCAACGGATCGCCCTCCTCATCCGCAATGCCGCGCGCCAGTATCAGATCGACCCCCGTCTCGCGCTGGCAATCGCCATCGCCGAGTCGAATCTCGATGCGGCTGCCGTCTCGCCACGCAATGCACAGGGTGTGATGCAGCTGATCCCGGCGACGCAGGAGCGCTTTGGCGTGACCCGGCCGTTCGATCCCGAGCACAATGTCAGAGGCGCACTCGCCTACCTGCGCTGGCTCGACAAGCGGTTTGCCGGCGATTGGCGGTTGATTGCTGCCGCCTACAATTCGGGCGAGGGAGCCGTCGAGCGTTACAGCGGGGTGCCGCCCTTCGCCGAGACGCAGCAGTACGTCCGCCGCGTCCTGCATTTCTCCGGCTTCGCCACGCGCGAGAGGGGCTGA
- a CDS encoding ABC transporter substrate-binding protein → MRFLVKLLSAVIPLSLVLSGPAVAREWDAIKQSGTIIVATEGGFQPFNYYDGPKLTGFEVELAEAIAKKLGLKLEWRVVPFDGQIAALKQDRFDFAIASHGYTAERAKSVDFANPHYCTGGQIAAHKDGPLTVAALDGKTVGVQLATSYADAAKKIKGIKTIKTYKGDPEAFAALKAKKVDAWISDKFTVKATLEKNPDAGITAGEQVFVERVSMILRKNNKGLAEQLNQALAELMKDGTYKALSEKYFKEDVSCRS, encoded by the coding sequence ATGCGATTTCTAGTCAAGTTGTTGAGTGCCGTCATTCCTCTTTCGCTCGTCCTTTCCGGTCCGGCGGTGGCGCGCGAGTGGGATGCGATCAAGCAGTCGGGAACCATCATCGTCGCCACCGAGGGGGGATTCCAGCCCTTCAACTACTATGATGGACCGAAGCTCACCGGTTTCGAGGTGGAGCTGGCCGAAGCGATCGCGAAGAAGCTCGGGCTGAAGCTCGAATGGCGCGTGGTGCCGTTCGACGGCCAGATTGCAGCACTCAAGCAGGACCGTTTCGACTTTGCCATCGCCTCGCATGGCTACACGGCAGAGCGGGCGAAGTCGGTCGATTTCGCCAATCCCCACTACTGTACCGGCGGCCAGATCGCGGCGCACAAGGACGGACCACTGACGGTTGCAGCGCTCGATGGCAAGACCGTCGGCGTGCAGCTGGCGACCAGCTACGCCGATGCAGCGAAGAAGATCAAGGGCATCAAGACGATCAAGACCTACAAGGGCGACCCGGAAGCGTTTGCCGCGCTGAAGGCGAAGAAGGTCGATGCCTGGATTTCCGACAAGTTCACCGTCAAGGCGACGCTCGAGAAGAACCCCGATGCCGGGATCACTGCCGGTGAGCAGGTGTTCGTCGAGCGCGTGTCGATGATCCTGCGCAAGAACAACAAGGGACTTGCCGAGCAGCTCAATCAGGCCCTGGCCGAGCTGATGAAGGATGGCACCTACAAGGCGCTGTCGGAAAAGTACTTCAAGGAAGACGTTTCCTGCCGTTCCTGA
- a CDS encoding amino acid ABC transporter permease, translating to MNWTRLHPGWAMFAAMIGLLLFLWGMALPLAAMPAPIGPAAEQFADGARITVGLTLIAGSAGVLIGVLAGLGKLSRFGPLRWLCDSYVWLIRGTPLLLQILFVWLALPTIMPEGVELSDFTCAAIALSLNVGAYNTECVRAGILAVPHGQIEAARALGLTPLQTFIDVILPQSMRVALPALANNLASLVKDSSLAYAISVVELTMVGYRVQAESYQPIPVFVTIAAIYLILTTAFTTLTAALEAQLDVGQKR from the coding sequence ATGAACTGGACCAGGCTGCACCCGGGATGGGCGATGTTCGCCGCCATGATCGGGCTGCTCCTATTCCTCTGGGGAATGGCATTGCCGCTTGCGGCAATGCCGGCACCCATCGGGCCAGCGGCCGAGCAGTTTGCCGACGGGGCGCGAATCACCGTCGGACTGACGCTGATCGCCGGCAGCGCCGGTGTCCTCATCGGCGTCCTCGCCGGGCTCGGCAAGCTGTCGCGTTTCGGGCCGCTGCGCTGGTTGTGTGACAGTTACGTCTGGCTGATTCGCGGTACGCCGCTGTTGCTGCAGATCCTGTTCGTCTGGCTGGCCCTGCCGACGATCATGCCGGAAGGGGTGGAGCTGTCGGATTTCACCTGCGCCGCGATCGCCCTGTCGCTGAACGTCGGCGCCTACAACACCGAGTGCGTGCGGGCAGGCATCCTCGCCGTTCCGCACGGGCAGATCGAGGCCGCGCGCGCCCTCGGGCTGACGCCACTGCAGACCTTCATCGATGTCATCCTGCCGCAGAGCATGCGCGTCGCCCTGCCGGCACTGGCCAACAACCTGGCGTCGCTGGTCAAGGATTCGTCGCTGGCCTACGCCATCAGCGTCGTCGAACTGACGATGGTCGGTTACCGGGTGCAGGCCGAGAGCTATCAGCCGATCCCGGTGTTCGTCACCATTGCCGCCATCTACCTGATCCTGACCACGGCCTTCACGACGTTGACGGCCGCACTCGAGGCGCAACTCGATGTCGGCCAGAAACGCTGA
- a CDS encoding amino acid ABC transporter ATP-binding protein translates to MGSEAALRPIIEARAVGKRFGSFQALREVSATFHEGQVTAIVGPSGSGKSTFLRTLNRLEAHDSGEIVIDGIVLSDDIRNLNAIRREVGMVFQSFNLFSHLTVLRNLTLAPMRVRRMAKAAAEEKAMNLLERVGLKTQASKYPVQLSGGQQQRVAIARALAMDPKVLLFDEPTSALDPEMVNEVLAVMRELAYSGITMLVVTHEMGFAREVADRVIFFDEGVILEDTTPEGFFSNPGHERAKSFLSQVRHGF, encoded by the coding sequence ATGGGCTCTGAAGCCGCTCTCCGGCCGATCATCGAGGCGCGCGCGGTCGGCAAGCGCTTCGGTTCCTTCCAGGCGCTCAGGGAGGTCTCGGCGACCTTCCACGAGGGACAGGTCACCGCCATCGTCGGACCTTCGGGATCCGGCAAGTCCACCTTCCTGCGCACCCTGAACCGCCTCGAAGCGCACGACTCGGGCGAGATCGTCATCGACGGCATCGTCCTCAGCGACGACATTCGCAACCTCAACGCCATTCGCCGCGAAGTGGGGATGGTCTTCCAGAGCTTCAACCTGTTCTCCCATCTCACCGTCCTGCGCAACCTGACCCTGGCGCCGATGCGGGTGCGCCGGATGGCGAAGGCGGCTGCCGAAGAGAAGGCGATGAACCTGCTCGAGCGGGTGGGCCTGAAGACGCAGGCCAGCAAGTATCCGGTGCAGCTGTCCGGCGGCCAGCAGCAGCGGGTGGCGATCGCCCGCGCGCTGGCGATGGATCCGAAGGTGCTGCTGTTCGACGAGCCCACCTCGGCGCTCGACCCGGAAATGGTCAACGAGGTGCTGGCGGTGATGCGCGAACTGGCCTACAGCGGCATCACCATGCTGGTGGTGACGCATGAGATGGGCTTCGCGCGCGAGGTCGCCGACCGCGTCATCTTCTTCGACGAAGGAGTGATTCTCGAGGACACCACGCCCGAGGGCTTCTTCTCGAATCCCGGGCATGAGCGGGCGAAGTCCTTCCTGTCACAGGTCCGGCATGGCTTCTGA
- a CDS encoding zinc-dependent peptidase codes for MIGKLLGWLRNRREPARIPDALWLEVRSRLPFVACLDGEEQLRLRRLAEDFLAEKEFTAVADFELDDAICVSIAVQGCLPILNLGLGHYSGWVGIIVYADEFIIPRCIEDEFGVVHEYQELASGEAWEGGPLLISWRDAQMAGDGYNVVIHEFAHKLDMRNGEANGMPPLPPGISAAAWQTVLLASYDAFCAAVERADRGGEETVFDPYAAENPGEFFAVMSEAFFETPQDLLAEFPDLYANLKCFYRQDPAARLRPPAALPGTGCGESSEAMPDL; via the coding sequence ATGATCGGCAAACTGCTCGGCTGGCTGAGAAACCGCCGCGAACCAGCACGCATCCCCGACGCACTTTGGCTCGAGGTCCGTTCGCGACTGCCTTTCGTCGCCTGTCTCGACGGCGAGGAACAACTGCGTCTGCGGCGGCTGGCCGAGGACTTCCTTGCCGAAAAGGAGTTCACCGCCGTCGCCGACTTCGAACTGGACGACGCCATCTGCGTCTCGATCGCCGTCCAGGGATGCCTGCCGATCCTCAACCTCGGCCTTGGCCACTACTCCGGGTGGGTCGGCATCATCGTCTACGCCGACGAGTTCATCATCCCGCGCTGCATCGAGGATGAATTCGGCGTCGTACACGAGTATCAGGAGCTGGCATCGGGCGAGGCCTGGGAGGGCGGTCCGCTGTTGATTTCCTGGCGCGACGCACAGATGGCGGGTGACGGCTACAACGTCGTCATCCACGAGTTCGCGCACAAGCTCGACATGCGCAACGGCGAAGCCAACGGGATGCCCCCGCTGCCGCCGGGCATCTCGGCCGCCGCCTGGCAGACGGTTCTTCTTGCCAGCTACGACGCCTTCTGCGCCGCCGTCGAGCGAGCCGACCGCGGCGGCGAGGAAACCGTCTTCGACCCGTATGCCGCCGAGAACCCCGGTGAATTCTTCGCCGTCATGAGCGAAGCCTTCTTCGAGACACCGCAAGACCTGCTGGCCGAATTTCCCGACCTCTATGCCAACCTGAAGTGCTTCTACCGGCAGGATCCGGCAGCGCGGCTGCGGCCGCCGGCCGCTCTTCCCGGGACGGGCTGCGGCGAGAGCTCAGAAGCCATGCCGGACCTGTGA
- a CDS encoding DMT family transporter, which translates to MPARLQNPYLLLVLTVLFWSGNMVIGRALREQVPPLALAFWRWAIAFALVLPLALPHLRAQWPLLRANWKAVSVLGLLGVGGYNTLAYIGLQYTPATNAALLNSFIPIATIALSWAFLGKHLRTTDWLGVLISFAGVSIIVSQGDPVRLARLGFNVGDLWMLVAVFTWALYTIGLQWRPAAVDPMLLLAAFTLVGLTALAPAYAWEVAQGRTITVSPATLAGIAYTGIFPGFLGYVFYNRAVGEVGASRASLFLHLMPVFATILSAIFLAEMPQPYHYLGIVLIFAGIYLTTATPGGAPAR; encoded by the coding sequence ATGCCTGCTCGCCTGCAGAACCCGTACCTGCTGCTCGTCCTGACCGTGCTCTTCTGGTCCGGCAACATGGTCATCGGCCGCGCGCTGCGCGAGCAGGTGCCGCCGCTGGCGCTCGCCTTCTGGCGCTGGGCCATCGCCTTCGCGCTCGTCCTGCCGCTGGCGTTGCCCCATCTGCGGGCGCAATGGCCACTGCTGCGCGCGAACTGGAAAGCGGTGAGCGTGCTCGGACTTCTCGGTGTCGGCGGCTACAACACGCTGGCCTACATCGGCTTGCAATACACCCCGGCAACCAACGCCGCACTGCTCAATTCCTTCATCCCGATCGCCACGATCGCCCTCTCCTGGGCCTTTCTCGGCAAGCATCTGCGAACCACCGACTGGCTCGGCGTCCTCATCTCCTTCGCTGGCGTCAGCATCATCGTCAGCCAGGGCGATCCGGTCCGTCTCGCACGACTGGGCTTCAACGTTGGTGACCTGTGGATGCTTGTTGCCGTCTTCACCTGGGCGCTGTATACCATCGGCCTGCAGTGGCGACCGGCCGCTGTCGACCCGATGCTGCTGCTCGCCGCGTTCACCCTCGTCGGCTTGACGGCGCTGGCCCCTGCCTACGCCTGGGAGGTCGCGCAGGGACGGACGATCACAGTCTCGCCGGCGACGCTGGCGGGGATCGCCTACACCGGCATCTTCCCCGGTTTCCTCGGTTACGTGTTCTACAACCGCGCCGTTGGCGAGGTCGGCGCAAGCAGGGCCAGCCTCTTCCTGCATCTGATGCCAGTGTTCGCAACCATCCTCTCGGCCATCTTCCTTGCCGAGATGCCGCAGCCGTACCACTATCTCGGCATCGTGCTGATCTTCGCCGGCATCTACCTGACGACGGCGACGCCCGGCGGGGCCCCCGCGAGATGA